The proteins below come from a single Saccharophagus degradans 2-40 genomic window:
- a CDS encoding tetratricopeptide repeat protein: MRPQLPTCLCLVLLLITACGTQQSKQVATQPDKPSVAHHLSKGYEYISAGSAKKAAHELEAALAICDLKYAAAEQTIYSARSSTEALAYLMIAAAKDEAAEVDNTDCSDSLYLMGYVSLDFGRVDEAEAYLKRAVNLAPSNAMYLSELGHVYHLRRDWEAALDIFTRAEQAANSFSPDAVKIGELLRAKRGVGYTLIELGELDKAEVKFNECLAFDKNDAGAIRELKYIQSIRSNPEKP, translated from the coding sequence ATGCGCCCACAACTACCCACTTGCTTATGCTTGGTGCTACTACTTATTACTGCCTGCGGTACGCAGCAGAGCAAACAGGTTGCTACACAACCGGATAAACCAAGTGTGGCCCACCATTTAAGCAAAGGGTACGAATACATATCTGCTGGAAGCGCTAAAAAAGCGGCGCATGAACTTGAAGCGGCACTGGCTATTTGCGATCTAAAGTACGCGGCTGCAGAGCAAACTATATACAGCGCACGCTCATCTACTGAGGCCCTGGCCTATTTGATGATTGCTGCCGCTAAAGATGAAGCAGCAGAAGTAGACAATACCGATTGTTCAGATTCACTCTACCTTATGGGGTATGTAAGTTTGGATTTTGGTCGAGTAGATGAAGCCGAAGCTTACCTAAAAAGAGCGGTTAACCTAGCCCCAAGTAATGCTATGTATTTATCCGAACTCGGTCACGTTTATCATTTACGTCGAGATTGGGAGGCCGCACTAGACATTTTTACTCGAGCCGAGCAGGCCGCAAATAGTTTCTCACCCGACGCTGTTAAAATTGGTGAACTATTACGCGCAAAACGTGGTGTTGGTTACACCCTTATTGAGCTGGGCGAATTGGATAAAGCAGAGGTAAAATTTAACGAATGTTTAGCCTTTGATAAAAACGATGCCGGTGCTATACGCGAACTAAAATATATTCAAAGTATTAGAAGCAACCCTGAGAAGCCATAA
- a CDS encoding DUF924 family protein — MQQQVIDFWFDELQPMQWWTVDKALDQQIAERFLPLVQQAAAGELHSWRVTATGRLAEIIVLDQFSRNIYRNTPTAFAQDAIALVLAKEAVTAGALNQLNTTERGFLLMPYMHSESKLIHVEAEKLFKQYASPNNYEFELKHKAIIDRFGRYPHRNEILGRDSTHEEQEFLTQPGSSF; from the coding sequence ATGCAACAGCAAGTAATTGATTTTTGGTTTGACGAGCTACAGCCCATGCAATGGTGGACAGTTGATAAAGCGTTAGATCAACAAATTGCTGAACGCTTTTTACCGCTGGTGCAACAAGCCGCAGCGGGCGAGCTACACAGCTGGCGCGTAACAGCCACAGGGCGATTGGCAGAAATAATTGTGCTAGATCAATTCTCCAGAAATATATATCGCAACACACCAACAGCGTTCGCGCAGGATGCAATCGCATTGGTGCTCGCAAAAGAAGCCGTAACGGCAGGTGCATTAAACCAGTTAAACACTACCGAACGCGGCTTCTTACTTATGCCGTATATGCATAGCGAATCTAAATTAATTCATGTTGAAGCAGAGAAATTATTTAAACAATATGCTTCGCCCAATAATTACGAATTCGAATTAAAACACAAAGCCATAATCGATCGCTTCGGCCGCTACCCTCATAGAAATGAAATACTGGGCAGAGATTCAACCCACGAAGAGCAGGAGTTTTTAACCCAGCCGGGTTCTAGTTTTTGA